From a single Couchioplanes caeruleus genomic region:
- a CDS encoding NDP-hexose 2,3-dehydratase family protein → MVDTSTTVLPAPLTTEDTAIPARFTGSGVATGDPSRPGRVERWLEERRAAHRFEVERIPFLGMRDWFFEPTTGNLAHRSGRFFTIEGIEVETDYGPVGQWQQPIINQPEIGTLGMITKEIDGVLHCLVQAKMEPGNINTLQLSPTVQATRSNYTRVHGGTHTRYLEYFTDPGRSRVLVDVLQSEQGAWFLGKRNRNVVVEVDEDVPPHEDYRWMTIGELHRMLRQDNMVNMDARTVLSCIPFDRPAAGAGDRHGDSAFRRALHRSLVPGGAARHTMRELLSWFVESKARHHRRVSPIPLRQVRGWRRDEHEISHADGKHFSIIAAQVTAGSREVHSWSQPLLVPRGVGVAALLTKSIGGVLHVLMHARIEGGYLDVAELAPTVQCMPVNYEGLPDDAQPPFLDYLGTVPADRIMFDTVQSEEGGRFYHAENRYVIVDVGDDLPDAVPPDYRWLTVAQLTALLQHSYYVNVQARSLVACLHSLW, encoded by the coding sequence ATGGTGGACACTTCCACGACGGTTCTCCCTGCCCCGCTGACCACCGAGGACACGGCCATCCCGGCCCGGTTCACCGGCTCCGGGGTCGCGACCGGGGACCCGTCGAGGCCCGGCCGGGTCGAGCGGTGGCTGGAGGAGCGCCGGGCGGCGCACCGCTTCGAGGTCGAACGGATCCCGTTCCTCGGCATGCGCGACTGGTTCTTCGAGCCCACCACCGGCAACCTGGCGCACCGTTCGGGCCGGTTCTTCACGATCGAGGGCATCGAGGTGGAGACCGACTACGGTCCCGTCGGCCAGTGGCAGCAACCGATCATCAACCAGCCGGAGATCGGCACGCTCGGCATGATCACCAAGGAGATCGACGGGGTCCTGCACTGCCTGGTCCAGGCGAAGATGGAACCGGGCAACATCAACACGTTGCAGCTGTCACCGACCGTGCAGGCCACCCGGAGCAACTACACCCGGGTACACGGCGGTACGCACACCCGCTACCTCGAGTACTTCACGGATCCGGGCCGCAGCCGGGTGCTGGTGGACGTGCTGCAGTCCGAGCAGGGCGCCTGGTTCCTGGGCAAGCGCAACCGCAACGTGGTCGTCGAGGTGGACGAGGACGTACCGCCGCACGAGGACTACCGCTGGATGACGATCGGTGAGCTCCACCGGATGCTGCGCCAGGACAACATGGTCAACATGGACGCCCGTACGGTGCTCTCCTGCATCCCGTTCGACCGGCCGGCCGCCGGGGCAGGCGACCGGCACGGCGACAGCGCGTTCCGCCGGGCGTTGCACCGCTCGCTGGTTCCCGGCGGGGCCGCCCGGCACACGATGCGGGAGCTGCTGAGCTGGTTCGTCGAGAGCAAGGCGCGCCACCATCGCCGGGTGAGCCCGATCCCGCTGCGCCAGGTGCGCGGCTGGCGGCGCGACGAGCACGAGATCAGCCACGCCGACGGCAAGCACTTCTCGATCATCGCGGCGCAGGTCACCGCGGGCAGCCGGGAGGTGCACAGCTGGTCGCAGCCGCTGCTCGTCCCGCGCGGGGTGGGCGTGGCGGCGCTGCTCACCAAGTCGATCGGCGGTGTCCTGCACGTGTTGATGCACGCCCGGATCGAGGGCGGCTACCTGGACGTGGCCGAGCTGGCGCCGACGGTGCAGTGCATGCCGGTGAACTACGAGGGCCTGCCGGACGACGCCCAGCCGCCGTTCCTCGACTACCTGGGGACCGTACCGGCGGACCGGATCATGTTCGACACGGTGCAGTCGGAGGAGGGCGGCCGGTTCTACCACGCGGAGAACCGGTACGTGATCGTGGACGTCGGCGACGACCTCCCGGACGCCGTCCCGCCGGACTACAGGTGGCTCACGGTCGCCCAGCTCACCGCCCTGCTCCAGCACAGCTACTACGTGAACGTGCAGGCGCGCAGTCTCGTCGCCTGCCTGCACTCGCTGTGGTGA
- the accA gene encoding acetyl-CoA carboxylase carboxyl transferase subunit alpha — protein sequence MTATVERPAEEQSWLLCAHCRSPLYAKRFRRALGVCARCGHHGRLTARERIAQLLDPESIEPIEVPPAPDDPLGFTDRLPYPERLAAARRDTGLAEAAVGARGTLEGNAVAAVAMDFGFMGGSLGGGVGEIITRTAEVALAERRPLLIVSASGGARMQEGPLSLMQMAKTSQALRRLDEAGVPTVSLVTDPTYGGVAASFASLCDVIVAEPGARMGFAGPRVIERTIGQKLPPDFQTAEFLLQHGHIDAIRARAELRPALRRILAGLGAAGPGPAAAEPAVTDALAVDPDELTTQDPWQTVRTARATERPTALDFIGLLVGDFEELHGDRIGGDCPATVGGVGLLDGQPVMVIGQQKGHTPAELTARNFGMPVPAGYRKAGRLMRLAEKAGIPVVTFVDTGGAYPGVEAEQNGQAAAIAENIRLMSGLRVPVVSVVLSEGGSGGALGLAVADRVLMLENAFYSVISPEGCAAILWRDPAAAAIAAAELGLTAPRLLATGVVDGVVREPPGGAQADHFAAADALSAALRSVLADLRTRSTAELLESRHARFRRFGAT from the coding sequence GTGACCGCCACCGTCGAGCGGCCCGCGGAGGAGCAGAGCTGGCTGCTCTGCGCCCATTGCCGCAGCCCGCTCTACGCGAAGCGGTTCCGGCGGGCGCTGGGGGTGTGCGCGCGCTGCGGGCACCACGGCCGGCTGACGGCGCGGGAGCGGATCGCCCAGCTGCTCGACCCGGAGTCGATCGAGCCGATCGAGGTGCCACCGGCGCCCGACGACCCGCTCGGCTTCACCGACCGGCTGCCGTACCCCGAGCGGCTGGCCGCCGCTCGGCGGGACACCGGGCTGGCCGAGGCCGCCGTCGGCGCGCGGGGCACGCTGGAGGGGAACGCGGTCGCCGCGGTGGCCATGGACTTCGGGTTCATGGGCGGCAGCCTGGGCGGCGGCGTGGGCGAGATCATCACCCGGACCGCCGAGGTGGCGCTCGCCGAGCGGCGCCCGCTGCTCATCGTCTCGGCCTCCGGCGGCGCCCGGATGCAGGAGGGCCCGCTCTCGCTGATGCAGATGGCCAAGACCAGCCAGGCGCTGCGCCGGCTGGACGAGGCCGGCGTACCGACCGTCTCGCTGGTCACCGACCCCACGTACGGCGGGGTGGCGGCGTCCTTCGCCTCGCTGTGCGACGTCATCGTCGCGGAGCCCGGCGCGCGGATGGGCTTCGCCGGTCCCCGGGTCATCGAGCGCACCATCGGCCAGAAGCTGCCCCCCGACTTCCAGACCGCCGAGTTCCTGCTCCAGCACGGGCACATCGATGCCATCCGGGCGCGTGCCGAGCTGCGCCCCGCCCTGCGCCGGATCCTGGCGGGGCTGGGTGCGGCCGGGCCCGGCCCGGCGGCAGCGGAGCCCGCCGTCACGGACGCGCTCGCCGTCGACCCGGACGAGCTCACCACCCAGGACCCCTGGCAGACCGTACGCACGGCCCGCGCCACCGAACGCCCCACGGCGCTGGACTTCATCGGCCTGCTGGTCGGCGACTTCGAGGAGCTGCACGGCGACCGGATCGGCGGCGACTGCCCGGCCACGGTCGGCGGCGTCGGGCTCCTCGACGGGCAGCCGGTCATGGTGATCGGCCAGCAGAAGGGGCACACCCCCGCCGAGCTGACCGCGCGCAACTTCGGCATGCCGGTGCCCGCCGGGTACCGCAAGGCCGGCCGGCTGATGCGGCTCGCCGAGAAGGCCGGCATCCCGGTGGTGACGTTCGTGGACACCGGCGGCGCGTACCCGGGTGTGGAGGCGGAGCAGAACGGCCAGGCCGCGGCGATCGCGGAGAACATCCGGCTGATGTCGGGGCTGCGCGTCCCGGTCGTCTCGGTGGTGCTCTCCGAGGGCGGCAGCGGCGGTGCCCTCGGCCTCGCCGTCGCCGACCGCGTGCTGATGCTGGAGAACGCCTTCTACTCGGTGATCAGCCCGGAGGGGTGCGCCGCGATCCTGTGGCGGGACCCGGCCGCGGCCGCCATCGCCGCCGCGGAGCTCGGGCTGACGGCGCCGCGGCTGCTCGCCACCGGCGTCGTCGACGGCGTCGTGCGGGAACCACCGGGCGGCGCCCAGGCGGACCACTTCGCCGCGGCCGACGCCCTGTCCGCCGCCCTGCGGTCCGTACTGGCCGACCTGCGGACGCGATCCACGGCCGAGCTGCTGGAGAGCCGCCACGCGCGGTTCCGGCGGTTCGGCGCCACGTAA
- a CDS encoding flavin reductase family protein, producing the protein MTHTSLPQSPVDADGLRECLSRWPSGVAVVTTVDAGGGHRGFTATAFASLSMAPPSVLVCLDRGSQCLPAFATAPAMAIHLLRDDQADVAVRFATKGIDKFAGLAVDRGLGGVPLLPGTLGRLECRLVRRISAGDHIILIGLVHAAETFDGTPLVYFARDFRAL; encoded by the coding sequence ATGACGCATACGAGTCTGCCCCAGTCGCCGGTGGACGCCGACGGACTCCGCGAGTGCCTGTCCCGATGGCCGAGCGGGGTCGCCGTGGTGACCACCGTCGACGCCGGCGGCGGGCATCGCGGCTTCACGGCCACCGCGTTCGCCTCACTGTCCATGGCGCCGCCGTCGGTGCTGGTGTGCCTGGACCGCGGCTCACAGTGCCTGCCGGCGTTCGCGACCGCCCCGGCCATGGCGATCCACCTGCTCCGCGACGACCAGGCGGACGTGGCGGTCCGGTTCGCCACCAAGGGCATCGACAAGTTCGCCGGTCTGGCCGTGGACCGCGGCCTCGGCGGGGTACCGCTGCTGCCGGGAACGCTCGGCCGGCTGGAGTGCCGGCTCGTGCGCCGCATCTCGGCCGGCGACCACATCATCCTGATCGGCCTGGTGCACGCCGCCGAGACCTTCGACGGCACACCGCTGGTCTACTTCGCCCGCGACTTCCGGGCGCTCTAG
- a CDS encoding Gfo/Idh/MocA family protein, with the protein MLRVGVLGCSSIALRRTVPALAADAGVRVTAIASRDPAKAEAAAQRFGATPVHGYERLLERPDIDAVYVPLPPALHAVWVERALHAGKHVLAEKPLTTTAKDAHRLVELARSAGLVLLECFAFVHHSQHAEVQRRLQAGEIGTLRALDADFAFPPLPSSDIRYRPELGGGALLDAGVYPLRVAQLFLGPDLTVAGATLEHDPVSGVDVAGAAVLTTPQGRSAQIRFGFTHSYRSAYVLWGSAGRMTVRRAFTPPAGFAPVLGIEHQNRIQELTLPADDQLGRLVGRFAAAVRGEQDPADLVRASLRQAELVEAVRDRAVVTTSGAA; encoded by the coding sequence ATGCTTCGGGTCGGAGTCCTCGGGTGCAGCAGCATCGCCCTGCGGCGCACCGTACCGGCGCTGGCCGCCGACGCCGGCGTCCGGGTCACCGCGATCGCGAGCCGGGACCCGGCGAAGGCGGAGGCGGCGGCGCAGCGCTTCGGCGCCACACCCGTGCACGGGTACGAGCGGCTGCTGGAGCGGCCGGACATCGACGCGGTGTACGTCCCGCTGCCGCCCGCCCTGCACGCCGTCTGGGTCGAGCGGGCGCTGCACGCCGGCAAGCACGTCCTGGCCGAGAAGCCGCTGACGACCACCGCCAAGGACGCCCACCGGCTGGTGGAGCTGGCCCGGTCCGCCGGGCTGGTGCTGCTGGAGTGCTTCGCGTTCGTCCACCACAGCCAGCACGCCGAGGTGCAGCGGCGGCTGCAGGCCGGCGAGATCGGCACGTTGCGGGCGCTGGACGCCGACTTCGCGTTCCCCCCGCTGCCCTCCTCCGACATCCGCTACCGGCCCGAGCTCGGCGGCGGCGCCCTGCTGGACGCCGGGGTGTACCCGCTGCGCGTGGCCCAGCTCTTCCTCGGTCCCGACCTTACCGTCGCGGGGGCCACGCTGGAGCACGACCCGGTCTCCGGGGTGGACGTCGCGGGCGCCGCCGTCCTGACGACCCCGCAGGGACGCAGCGCCCAGATCCGCTTCGGCTTCACGCACTCCTACCGCTCGGCCTACGTGCTGTGGGGAAGCGCGGGCCGGATGACCGTACGCCGGGCCTTCACACCGCCCGCGGGCTTCGCCCCGGTGCTCGGCATCGAGCACCAGAACCGGATACAGGAGCTCACGCTGCCCGCGGACGACCAGCTCGGCCGCCTGGTCGGCCGGTTCGCCGCCGCGGTCCGCGGCGAGCAGGACCCGGCCGACCTGGTCCGGGCATCGTTGCGGCAGGCCGAGCTCGTGGAGGCCGTCCGGGACCGGGCCGTGGTGACCACGTCAGGAGCAGCGTGA
- a CDS encoding beta-ketoacyl-[acyl-carrier-protein] synthase family protein — protein MTRRVAITGIGVVAPGGVGVKPYWDLLVSGRTATRTITSFDPTPFRSRVAAECDFDAAREGLTPQETRRMDRATQFAVACAGQAVADSGLELGDLDAFRTGVSLGSAVGCTTSLEREYVVVSNGGREWQVDEDYAVRHLYDYLVPSSMAAEVAWTTGAQGPCAVISTGCTSGLDAVGHAMQLIEEGTTDVMIAGATDAPISPITVACFDTIRATTPRNDEPETASRPFDATRNGFVLGEGAAVFVLEELGRARRRGAHVYATIDGFANRCNAFHMTGLRPDGREMAAAITDALDEGGWNPADVSYVNAHGSGTKQNDRHETAAIKRALGEHAYRTPVSSIKSMIGHSLGAIGSLELAACALGIDQGVVPPTANLHHPDPELDLDYVPLTARERRLDVVLSTGSGFGGFQSAVVLSHPEARERR, from the coding sequence ATGACGCGGCGGGTAGCGATCACCGGTATCGGGGTCGTCGCCCCGGGCGGCGTCGGCGTGAAGCCGTACTGGGACCTGCTGGTCTCGGGGCGGACGGCGACCCGGACCATCACGTCGTTCGACCCCACCCCGTTCCGTTCCCGGGTGGCGGCCGAGTGCGACTTCGACGCGGCCCGCGAGGGGCTGACGCCGCAGGAGACCCGCCGGATGGACCGGGCGACCCAGTTCGCCGTCGCCTGCGCCGGCCAGGCCGTCGCGGACAGCGGGCTGGAACTGGGCGACCTGGACGCGTTCCGCACCGGCGTCAGCCTCGGCAGCGCCGTCGGCTGCACCACGAGCCTGGAACGCGAGTACGTGGTGGTCAGCAACGGCGGCCGGGAGTGGCAGGTGGACGAGGACTACGCGGTCCGCCACCTGTACGACTACCTGGTGCCGAGCTCGATGGCGGCGGAGGTGGCCTGGACGACGGGCGCCCAGGGACCGTGCGCGGTGATCTCGACCGGCTGCACCTCCGGCCTGGACGCGGTCGGCCACGCCATGCAGCTCATCGAGGAGGGCACCACCGACGTGATGATCGCCGGGGCGACCGACGCGCCGATCTCCCCGATCACGGTGGCCTGCTTCGACACCATCCGCGCGACCACGCCCCGCAACGACGAACCGGAGACCGCGTCCCGTCCGTTCGACGCGACGCGCAACGGGTTCGTGCTGGGTGAGGGCGCGGCGGTCTTCGTGCTGGAGGAGCTGGGCCGGGCCCGGCGCCGCGGCGCGCACGTCTACGCCACCATCGACGGGTTCGCGAACCGGTGCAACGCCTTCCACATGACCGGCCTGCGCCCGGACGGGCGGGAGATGGCCGCGGCGATCACCGACGCGCTCGACGAGGGCGGCTGGAACCCGGCGGACGTCAGCTACGTCAACGCCCACGGCTCGGGGACCAAGCAGAACGACCGGCACGAGACCGCGGCGATCAAGCGTGCGCTCGGCGAGCACGCGTACCGGACGCCGGTCAGCTCGATCAAGTCGATGATCGGCCACTCGCTGGGGGCGATCGGGTCACTGGAGCTGGCGGCGTGCGCGCTCGGCATCGACCAGGGCGTCGTGCCGCCGACCGCGAACCTGCACCACCCGGACCCCGAGCTCGACCTCGACTACGTACCCCTGACGGCCCGCGAGCGCCGCCTCGACGTCGTGCTGAGCACGGGCAGCGGCTTCGGCGGCTTCCAGAGCGCCGTCGTGCTGAGTCACCCGGAAGCCAGGGAGCGCCGATGA
- a CDS encoding ketosynthase chain-length factor, whose translation MSTVTAAGSAGSAGPAVPARATNAVVTGIGVMSPIGLSTEAYWAALLAGTSGIGRVTRFDPDPYSVRLAGEIRDFDPAQHVPDRLLAQTDHVTRLSLAAAGEALADAAVEPAELPEYGIGVITASSAGGFEYGHRELDKLWRQGPAHVSAYQSFAWFYAVNTGQISIRHSLRGSSGVLVSDQAGGLDAVAHARRRVRRGTPVVVTGAVDGSLCPWGWVGQVSSGQFSSSDDPATAYRPFEPDASGAVPGEGGAILILEDEQAARARGVPRVYGRIAGYAATFDPAPGRDGEPGAALRRAIEQALAEAGAEPGDIDVVFADAAGTPELDRSEAAALQAVFGPAGVPVTAPKTMTGRLCAGGAALDLATALLAIRDGVVPPTVHVRNPDPGHALRLVTGTPRRMRVRSALIVARGFRGFNSALVVTAS comes from the coding sequence ATGAGCACCGTGACCGCCGCCGGATCCGCCGGATCCGCCGGACCCGCCGTGCCCGCACGGGCGACGAACGCCGTCGTCACCGGGATCGGCGTGATGTCGCCGATCGGCCTCAGCACCGAGGCGTACTGGGCCGCGCTGCTGGCCGGCACGTCCGGCATCGGGCGGGTCACCCGCTTCGACCCGGACCCGTACTCGGTGCGGCTGGCCGGCGAGATCCGCGACTTCGACCCGGCCCAGCACGTGCCGGACCGCCTGCTGGCGCAGACCGACCACGTCACCCGGCTCTCCCTGGCGGCGGCCGGTGAGGCGCTGGCCGACGCCGCCGTGGAGCCGGCGGAGCTGCCGGAGTACGGCATCGGCGTGATCACCGCGAGCAGCGCCGGCGGCTTCGAGTACGGGCACCGCGAGCTGGACAAGCTGTGGCGGCAGGGGCCGGCGCACGTCAGCGCCTACCAGTCGTTCGCCTGGTTCTACGCCGTGAACACGGGGCAGATCTCGATCCGCCACAGCCTGCGCGGCTCCAGCGGCGTGCTGGTCAGCGACCAGGCGGGCGGCCTCGACGCGGTCGCGCACGCACGCCGCCGGGTACGCCGCGGCACGCCGGTCGTGGTGACCGGCGCGGTCGACGGGTCGCTGTGCCCGTGGGGCTGGGTGGGCCAGGTCAGCAGCGGGCAGTTCAGCAGCTCCGACGACCCGGCCACCGCGTACCGTCCGTTCGAGCCCGACGCGAGCGGCGCCGTGCCGGGCGAGGGCGGCGCGATCCTGATTCTCGAGGACGAGCAGGCCGCCCGCGCCCGGGGTGTGCCGCGCGTGTACGGCCGCATCGCCGGCTACGCGGCCACCTTCGATCCCGCACCGGGGCGCGACGGCGAGCCCGGCGCCGCTCTGCGCCGGGCGATCGAGCAGGCGCTGGCCGAGGCCGGGGCCGAGCCCGGGGACATCGACGTCGTCTTCGCGGACGCGGCCGGCACCCCGGAGCTGGACCGGTCGGAGGCGGCGGCGTTGCAGGCGGTGTTCGGCCCGGCCGGCGTGCCGGTCACCGCCCCCAAGACCATGACCGGCCGGCTCTGTGCCGGCGGCGCGGCCCTCGACCTGGCCACGGCGCTGCTCGCCATCCGCGACGGGGTCGTCCCGCCGACCGTGCACGTGCGCAACCCCGACCCGGGCCACGCCCTGCGGCTGGTCACCGGCACGCCGCGGCGGATGCGGGTGCGCTCGGCTCTCATCGTGGCCCGCGGTTTCCGCGGCTTCAACTCGGCGCTGGTCGTCACGGCCTCCTGA
- a CDS encoding acetyl-CoA carboxylase biotin carboxyl carrier protein, with product MSISMDDGVGELDRLMGDSRQDTLPATLEMTRDSVIELLAKISPMPRTLKVSVGPVAIELDWTEGIAGPVRHEAPALPAAAPETRPAAVAADDDVDHVHAPIVGVFYVAPEPGARPFVSVGDVVTPGQQIGLVEAMKLMIPVEADRHCRIVEFLQPNGTAVEYGDPLFAVAPVQGG from the coding sequence ATGAGCATCAGCATGGACGACGGAGTGGGAGAGCTCGACCGTTTGATGGGCGACAGCCGGCAGGACACCCTGCCGGCCACACTGGAGATGACGCGGGACAGCGTCATCGAACTACTGGCCAAGATCTCGCCGATGCCGCGGACCCTGAAGGTCTCCGTCGGCCCGGTGGCCATCGAACTGGACTGGACGGAGGGGATCGCGGGCCCGGTACGGCACGAGGCGCCCGCCCTCCCCGCGGCCGCGCCGGAGACCCGGCCCGCGGCTGTCGCGGCCGACGACGACGTGGACCACGTGCACGCACCCATCGTCGGGGTGTTCTACGTGGCGCCGGAGCCGGGGGCCCGGCCCTTCGTCTCCGTGGGCGACGTGGTGACCCCCGGGCAGCAGATCGGGCTGGTCGAGGCGATGAAGCTGATGATCCCGGTGGAGGCCGACCGGCACTGCCGGATCGTGGAGTTCCTCCAGCCCAACGGCACCGCGGTGGAGTACGGCGATCCGCTGTTCGCCGTCGCGCCGGTGCAGGGCGGGTGA
- a CDS encoding acetyl-CoA carboxylase biotin carboxylase subunit, with protein MFRKILIANRGEIALRVARACREMGIATVAVYSLEDRDSAVVRYADEAVRIGPASSQMSYLNIPAVVEAALRTGAEAIHPGYGLLSENPDFAEVCVANGITFVGPPPQVLESLGDKSTARSLMRAAGLPLLPGGAEPADTLEEARSLAEDIGWPVVLKAVAGGGGRGITVVRAPDDLATAYRATRRTAAAVFGDDRVYVERYLDRARHVEVQVLCDGAGNAVHLGERDCSVQRRHQKLVEESPAPGLPPEVREAMCAAAVRGARAVGYVGAGTFEFLVDDLNRFYFMEINCRVQVEHPVTEMVSAVDIVQEQLRIAAGEPLRITQDDVRLSGAAIECRINAENPDADFNPAAGRIDDFEMPAGPFVRVDTHAYPGYRISVFYDSLLAKVVVWAPDRAGAVARMRRALSEVRVTGHGVRTTTGFLDGVMRSPEFAEGTHDIGLVPLLAQRAAAAPGPDTAVRAGDRDLQRA; from the coding sequence GTGTTCCGGAAGATCCTGATCGCCAATCGGGGCGAGATCGCGCTGCGGGTGGCGCGTGCGTGCCGCGAGATGGGCATCGCCACCGTCGCCGTCTACTCGCTGGAGGACCGCGACTCGGCCGTGGTGCGGTACGCCGACGAGGCGGTCCGGATCGGGCCCGCGTCGTCGCAGATGAGCTATCTCAACATCCCGGCGGTCGTGGAGGCGGCGCTGCGTACCGGGGCGGAGGCCATCCATCCCGGCTACGGCCTGCTGTCGGAGAACCCGGACTTCGCCGAGGTCTGCGTGGCCAACGGCATCACGTTCGTCGGCCCGCCGCCGCAGGTGCTGGAGTCGCTCGGGGACAAGTCGACGGCGCGGTCGCTGATGCGCGCCGCCGGCCTGCCGCTGCTGCCCGGTGGCGCCGAGCCCGCCGACACGCTGGAGGAGGCGCGTTCGCTCGCCGAGGACATCGGGTGGCCGGTCGTCCTCAAGGCGGTGGCCGGCGGCGGGGGCCGGGGCATCACGGTGGTACGCGCGCCCGACGACCTGGCCACCGCGTACCGCGCGACGCGCCGTACGGCGGCCGCGGTCTTCGGCGACGACCGGGTCTACGTCGAGCGCTACCTCGACCGGGCCCGGCACGTGGAGGTCCAGGTGCTGTGCGACGGCGCCGGCAACGCCGTCCACCTGGGCGAGCGGGACTGTTCGGTGCAGCGCCGGCATCAGAAGCTGGTCGAGGAGTCACCGGCGCCGGGCCTCCCGCCGGAGGTACGCGAGGCGATGTGCGCGGCCGCCGTACGCGGCGCGCGCGCCGTCGGTTACGTGGGCGCGGGCACGTTCGAGTTCCTCGTCGACGACCTGAACCGCTTCTACTTCATGGAGATCAACTGCCGGGTGCAGGTCGAGCACCCGGTCACCGAGATGGTCTCCGCGGTCGACATCGTGCAGGAGCAGCTGCGGATCGCCGCGGGGGAGCCGCTGCGCATCACGCAGGACGACGTCCGGCTGTCCGGGGCCGCCATCGAGTGCCGGATCAACGCCGAGAACCCGGACGCGGACTTCAACCCGGCGGCCGGCCGCATCGACGACTTCGAGATGCCGGCCGGTCCGTTCGTCCGCGTCGACACGCACGCCTATCCCGGATACCGGATCTCGGTCTTCTACGACTCGCTGCTGGCCAAGGTGGTGGTCTGGGCGCCGGATCGGGCCGGGGCGGTGGCGCGGATGCGGCGCGCCCTCTCCGAGGTGCGGGTGACCGGCCACGGGGTGCGCACCACGACAGGGTTTCTCGACGGGGTGATGCGCAGCCCGGAGTTCGCCGAGGGCACCCACGACATCGGGCTGGTGCCGTTGCTGGCTCAGCGGGCCGCGGCCGCCCCCGGCCCGGACACCGCCGTCCGGGCCGGCGACCGGGACCTGCAGCGCGCCTGA
- a CDS encoding acyl carrier protein, producing the protein MSQLTIADLAELLRSTTGSGERVTDYGAFAQTEFAELGYDSLALLEAASRLQREHGVTLSDLEISELHTPGELLALVQSRTVGAA; encoded by the coding sequence ATGTCTCAGCTGACCATCGCCGATCTCGCCGAACTGCTCCGGAGCACCACCGGGTCGGGGGAGAGGGTCACCGACTACGGCGCGTTCGCGCAGACGGAGTTCGCCGAGCTGGGCTACGACTCGCTGGCCCTGCTCGAGGCGGCCAGCCGGTTGCAGCGCGAGCACGGGGTGACGCTGTCCGATCTCGAGATCAGCGAGCTGCACACCCCCGGCGAGCTGCTGGCCCTGGTGCAGAGCCGCACGGTCGGGGCGGCGTGA